A genome region from Eremothecium gossypii ATCC 10895 chromosome VII, complete sequence includes the following:
- the RRP12 gene encoding mRNA-binding protein RRP12 (Syntenic homolog of Saccharomyces cerevisiae YPL012W (RRP12)): MDADKVAHELELEERLSKIRAQSNSKLDNQKHVAITLSAVEETMGEQKDGAGNVVNYLIAFMSLLDQSVSQETRELQDVQLGASSCYLLDIVFQHTPKPLLRSKFAELLMKIAPCITDPRTTAPLVRSALGCLEALLIAQDAQTWQNTQGLSVSPVRGLNGLLELSLDSRAKVRKRAQEAIVRILQNPPPAPTSAHVAAPVIADFALKALVSAIDEAANISNKKLRAVGGSDTLNAKTIHILRLIASITSTNQWPATLTEQLCDLLLEISKSSNQYLVSEAFGCFEALFNSMAESSANSGLADDKFLNVLDIIFSMKPSKSDAHLAVAWIAVVAKGVSTYASHQPLKCLVKIPDVFNVISFYLGSETPEVYFSASQCLIAILTDAIKDELLLYPPQVDGETFEAVDDVISKLSEIFTGFLTINYTHCAKEVLNTLAAAFKKLRHRCNPDFLRPLEIVGAWRTNEEQFLDFRNAAEQVIGAAIEAMGPETVLGCLPLNLENPSDKRPGRAWLIPLIRDHTKNSLLSVFAKEFIPTIRHFESTIEKLDKESIQCTLLQTVVDQLWSTFPQFCVLPKDLNDVFTDEFAAELASLLYSRIELRTVICNGLKVLVTSNLLYRDGAYKDDIIMGQQFPPTEAEKNIEYLSQKSPNMLAVLFNVYTQTAPNARSYILETIEAYLKITSAENLSNTFDNVCALLKDAMDKEASSQPVKGQPKMSATLLDLVVVMSRVVPASSYTALFSIFNTTVNSQDVLTQKRAYRIISNVADLEGGSGAVQSYISDIENVMIAAAKTVQTASKAARLTAITALVKLLPSDHHNFIVQIVPEVIVSCKDTNEKSREAAFGALIVMGKLMNEGNGIIKLSQLPGYDPATPDQQSSVAEFFKIISAGLIGESQHMVSATITAYSCLVFEFKDEVDPQVLLEIYDTIELYLTSNSREIVKSTIGFCKVCCLSLSDEFMRPRIPSLLPKLLRWSHEHTGHFKAKVKNILERLIRRFGYDFIDANFPEEDRKLLTNIRKTRNRNKRKAAEEDQNATSSTVQSSQKNSRFMSAFDEAIYDSDEDEGNDSDANENTKAKQYIVESKEDPLDLLDAGALAHVSSTRPKKMSKEEKRKKLASSDVYSFDSEGKLVLKNESGQAAEETLESLTSGINAYLDAVKNGPIKGQKGRLKYKKGRRDNADDSDDEGVPHPKANGPQRPNRVGKKGIHKNRRKL, encoded by the coding sequence ATGGATGCTGATAAAGTTGCGCACGAGCTTGAGCTCGAAGAGAGGCTGTCCAAGATAAGAGCGCAGTCTAATTCCAAGCTAGATAACCAGAAACATGTTGCAATCACGCTGTCAGCCGTGGAAGAGACCATGGGCGAGCAGAAGGATGGCGCAGGAAATGTCGTGAACTATCTCATCGCATTCATGTCACTGCTAGATCAGTCTGTGTCGCAGGAGACCAGAGAGTTGCAGGACGTGCAACTGGGGGCGTCTTCCTGCTACCTTTTGGATATTGTATTCCAGCATACTCCGAAGCCGCTGCTACGGTCGAAGTTTGCGGAGCTACTGATGAAGATTGCGCCCTGCATCACAGACCCAAGGACCACAGCTCCGCTTGTAAGGTCTGCGCTGGGGTGCctggaggcgctgctgaTCGCCCAGGATGCACAGACGTGGCAGAACACACAGGGCCTATCTGTGAGCCCTGTCAGGGGTCTCAATGGACTGCTGGAGCTCTCCTTGGATTCCAGAGCCAAGGTGCGGAAGAGAGCACAGGAGGCGATTGTCCGGATCCTGCAGAACCCGCCACCAGCCCCCACTTCAGCCCATGTTGCGGCGCCAGTAATTGCGGACTTTGCTCTCAAGGCTCTCGTGTCCGCCATTGATGAAGCGGCCAATATCTCAAACAAGAAACTGCGTGCAGTTGGTGGCTCTGATACCTTGAATGCGAAGACAATTCACATACTGCGCTTGATAGCATCCATTACATCAACAAATCAATGGCCAGCGACTTTAACGGAACAACTATGTGACCTGCTTCTCGAGATTTCAAAGTCCTCGAACCAGTACTTAGTTTCCGAAGCCTTCGGTTGCTTTGAAGCTTTATTTAACTCTATGGCTGAGTCAAGCGCCAACTCCGGACTTGCAGATGACAAGTTCTTGAACGTACTCGATATTATATTCTCGATGAAACCATCTAAGTCCGACGCCCACCTAGCAGTCGCATGGATCGCAGTTGTGGCAAAGGGTGTTTCCACATATGCATCTCACCAGCCACTAAAATGCTTAGTAAAAATACCAGACGTTTTCAATGTCATCTCGTTTTACCTAGGCAGTGAGACTCCAGAGGTTTACTTCAGTGCATCTCAGTGCTTGATCGCGATTCTAACAGACGCTATCAAGGATGAGCTTCTGCTCTACCCACCTCAGGTGGATGGTGAGACTTTCGAAGCAGTGGATGATGTCATTTCAAAACTCTCCGAGATCTTTACCGGTTTCCTCACTATCAACTATACTCACTGTGCGAAGGAGGTTCTCAACACTCTGGCAGCTGCCTTTAAGAAGTTGAGACACAGATGCAATCCTGACTTTCTGCGGCCTCTAGAAATAGTAGGCGCTTGGAGAACCAATGAAGAGCAGTTCCTTGATTTCAGGAATGCAGCAGAACAAGTCATCGGCGCTGCTATTGAAGCAATGGGCCCAGAGACTGTGCTGGGCTGCTTGCCTCTGAATCTAGAAAACCCTTCGGATAAAAGACCAGGAAGAGCTTGGTTGATTCCTCTGATTCGCGATCACACCAAGAATTCCCTGTTGTCAGTATTTGCCAAGGAATTTATTCCTACCATTCGTCATTTCGAGTCCACCATTGAGAAACTGGATAAGGAGTCTATCCAGTGCACATTACTTCAGACTGTTGTTGACCAATTGTGGTCTACCTTCCCTCAGTTCTGCGTTCTTCCAAAAGATCTAAACGATGTATTCACGGATGAGTTTGCTGCAGAGTTAGCGTCCCTACTTTATTCCAGAATTGAACTGCGTACTGTCATATGCAATGGATTGAAGGTCTTGGTCACAAGTAATCTTCTATACAGAGATGGTGCGTATAAGGACGACATTATTATGGGACAGCAATTCCCGCCGACAGAAGCGGAGAAAAACATAGAATACCTCTCCCAGAAATCGCCCAATATGTTGGCCGTTCTTTTCAATGTCTACACGCAGACTGCACCCAACGCTCGGAGCTATATTTTGGAAACCATCGAGGCATACTTGAAAATTACTTCTGCGGAAAACCTGTCTAACACGTTTGATAACGTATGCGCATTACTAAAAGATGCCATGGATAAGGAGGCGTCTAGCCAACCTGTGAAGGGCCAGCCAAAAATGAGTGCCACACTTCTAGATCTTGTGGTGGTTATGTCCAGGGTTGTTCCAGCATCATCATACACTGCTTTATTTTCTATCTTCAACACGACTGTTAACTCACAGGATGTTTTAACCCAAAAGAGGGCTTACAGGATAATCAGTAACGTTGCAGATCTCGAGGGCGGCTCTGGGGCTGTACAGTCTTATATTTCTGACATTGAAAACGTTATGATTGCCGCTGCCAAAACTGTTCAGACTGCCTCAAAGGCGGCCAGACTAACGGCCATAACGGCGCTGGTTAAATTACTGCCATCTGATCACCACAACTTCATCGTCCAAATTGTTCCAGAAGTCATTGTGTCATGTAAGGATACCAATGAGAAGTCCAGAGAGGCCGCATTTGGAGCACTCATTGTAATGGGGAAGTTGATGAATGAGGGAAACGGTATTATCAAGCTATCTCAGCTACCAGGATATGATCCAGCAACTCCTGACCAGCAGTCGTCGGTCGCGGAATTCTTTAAGATCATTTCCGCAGGTCTGATTGGTGAGTCGCAGCACATGGTGAGCGCTACTATCACGGCATACTCATGTTTGGTCTTTGAGTTTAAGGATGAGGTGGACCCGCAAGTCCTCTTGGAAATATACGACACGATTGAGCTATACCTAACTTCCAACTCTAGAGAAATTGTGAAGAGCACGATTGGCTTTTGCAAAGTGTGCTGTTTGAGTCTTTCCGATGAATTTATGAGACCGCGCATTCCCTCTTTGCTTCCAAAGCTGTTGCGTTGGTCACACGAGCACACTGGCCACTTCAAAGCTAAGGTTAAAAACATCCTAGAGAGGCTGATCAGGCGCTTTGGTTATGATTTTATCGATGCAAACTTCCCCGAAGAGGATAGAAAGCTCCTAACAAACATCAGAAAGACTCGTAACAGGAATAAGAGAAAGGCTGCCGAGGAAGACCAAAATGCTACAAGCTCTACTGTACAGTCATCCCAGAAGAATTCGAGGTTCATGTCTGCCTTCGACGAGGCTATTTATGACTCCGATGAAGATGAAGGCAATGATTCTGACGCGAATGAGAACACAAAGGCTAAGCAGTACATTGTGGAGTCCAAGGAGGATCCATTGGACTTATTAGATGCTGGTGCTTTAGCTCACGTTTCGTCCACGAGACCAAAGAAGATGAGCAAGGAAGAGAAGAGAAAGAAGCTGGCATCGTCTGATGTTTACAGCTTTGACAGCGAAGGTAAATTGGTTCTTAAGAACGAGAGCGGACAAGCTGCTGAAGAGACACTGGAGTCACTAACCAGCGGCATAAATGCCTACTTGGATGCTGTGAAGAACGGGCCAATCAAGGGGCAGAAGGGTAGATTAAAGTATAAGAAAGGCAGACGTGACAATGCGGACGATAGTGATGATGAAGGTGTACCACATCCGAAGGCGAACGGCCCACAGAGGCCAAACAGAGTTGGAAAAAAAGGCATCCACAAGAACAGACGGAAGTTATAA
- the MRPS16 gene encoding mitochondrial 37S ribosomal protein bS16m (Syntenic homolog of Saccharomyces cerevisiae YPL013C (MRPS16)) yields MGKGLVRIRLARFGRRHSPVYNIVVANAHKATTRKPIEVIGTYDPIPSPLTREEVRAGVVPTKDIQLDFDRAKYWIGVGAQPSETVTRLLKKCGILPPEWGRSYSSTKVVEPVKEVVE; encoded by the coding sequence ATGGGCAAAGGCTTGGTCAGGATAAGGCTTGCTAGATTTGGGAGACGCCATTCTCCTGTTTATAATATTGTGGTTGCGAACGCACATAAGGCCACCACTCGGAAGCCAATCGAGGTCATCGGAACCTATGATCCAATTCCTAGTCCTTTGACCCGGGAAGAGGTGCGTGCGGGCGTTGTGCCGACGAAGGACATTCAGCTGGATTTCGATCGCGCCAAGTACTGGATTGGTGTCGGCGCGCAGCCCAGTGAGACCGTCACAAGGTTGCTGAAGAAGTGCGGTATCCTGCCGCCAGAGTGGGGCCGCAGCTACAGCAGCACGAAGGTCGTGGAGCCGGTGAAGGAAGTTGTCGAATGA
- the CIP1 gene encoding Cip1p (Syntenic homolog of Saccharomyces cerevisiae YPL014W) — translation MDAAVVSEVGQVPARSNKRFKGMIFSKIQHHLTHYKKYRHWRWQAKRRLAGCEQEKSEQVVQEPENAEPLAKLGDALTVTALTGKMSYYRQLQGSVSSLLSSVSQLTTSTRAPECDFTEQFITLLVNTYHEMCLDATVTPFDKTNPPSAFLNKVARAAVERSEQQSIAIGRPRDKWLLTCTRKRLLQEIKRETEDVPQGSVRSVACSMNHGTLQRDLGSAFAEEGDFFYWDPDFELFQGITANLLTDTGDISGKNSPMSFGSGAEKSNESTSEDKNNSKISGFGSSMGKGETSSISETGSNQTHPRQPAASPTSELDNCPGKLQNKIEHHTNRSVSCPISPVSYVTSRTCSNCALSIAAPFMVPSNPPRPLPRDPIKALPDFTATLQESMRACDALASKLDVLGESFLATGPNPVC, via the coding sequence ATGGATGCAGCTGTGGTGAGTGAGGTGGGGCAGGTGCCCGCCCGCAGCAACAAGCGCTTCAAGGGCATGATCTTCAGCAAGATTCAGCACCACTTGACGCACTACAAGAAGTACCGGCACTGGCGGTGGCAGGCCAAGCGCAGGCTGGCCGGCTGCGAGCAGGAAAAGTCGGAGCAGGTCGTACAGGAGCCCGAAAACGCCGAGCCGCTGGCGAAGCTGGGCGACGCGCTGACGGTGACGGCGCTGACGGGCAAGATGAGCTACTACCGGCAGCTCCAGGGAAGCGTGAGCTCGTTGCTCAGTTCTGTGTCGCAACTAACGACGTCCACCCGGGCGCCAGAATGCGACTTCACTGAGCAGTTCATCACCTTACTCGTGAACACCTACCACGAGATGTGTCTGGATGCAACCGTCACACCGTTCGACAAGACTAACCCGCCATCTGCTTTTCTCAACAAGGTAGCGCGTGCTGCGGTGGAGCGTTCTGAGCAGCAGAGCATCGCCATCGGACGTCCGCGCGATAAATGGTTGTTGACCTGCACGCGGAAGCGGCTTCTACAGGAAATAAAGCGGGAGACCGAGGACGTTCCACAGGGGTCCGTGCGCTCGGTGGCCTGTTCCATGAACCACGGCACCCTACAGCGCGATCTAGGCTCCGCTTTTGCAGAGGAGGGCGATTTCTTCTACTGGGATCCGGACTTCGAACTGTTCCAAGGCATCACGGCAAACCTTCTAACCGACACTGGAGACATCTCGGGCAAAAATAGCCCCATGTCGTTTGGATCTGGGGCAGAGAAATCTAATGAGAGCACAAGCGAGGATAAAAATAACTCCAAGATCAGTGGATTCGGCAGTTCCATGGGCAAGGGCGAAACCTCCAGCATATCCGAAACTGGAAGTAACCAGACGCACCCCCGGCAGCCAGCAGCGTCTCCGACCTCTGAGCTCGACAACTGTCCCGGTAAACTTCAAAACAAAATTGAGCATCACACCAACAGATCTGTTTCGTGCCCTATTAGTCCTGTGTCGTATGTGACATCGAGGACTTGCTCCAACTGTGCACTGTCCATTGCCGCGCCCTTCATGGTCCCCTCGAATCCCCCAAGGCCGTTGCCTCGTGACCCAATTAAGGCCCTGCCAGACTTCACAGCCACCCTCCAGGAAAGCATGAGGGCGTGCGATGCCTTGGCATCCAAACTAGATGTCCTGGGCGAGTCGTTTCTGGCAACCGGTCCAAACCCTGTTTGCTGA
- the TFC8 gene encoding transcription factor TFIIIC subunit TFC8 (Syntenic homolog of Saccharomyces cerevisiae YPL007C (TFC8)), with amino-acid sequence MKILRDLVIPRKELQHWTDNLTWAKDGTLYVTTIPDVTCCEPVFSREINGQAKQLFYTKEFPLELGNKFEYDLAERDVLLNAQPEPGVVMCAPSPSAMQLAILTNNANVITTMGQTCVGVSDERTLSEAERAYRAVCWGPDGRLLVVGNECGELKIFSVRAAGGGASVGHLHTVSVGGPEEWVVGIRWKGDMIVAYTSANSVHMVSAVDYKHQELLGASRRQVTDVQLVGKHVLVARMDALHKIDYYSGQVEVLALGWGTESYIVPLPDQEAAVVLCNRTSCKVLLDGPFEAGPDDVIAPHIETKFKKWNTVFNEFNKYETTFNIYGVALSPDGYCLAILYEIERVSFKYRILSELQFRIMFLPLTSKWRITPRATGLALYQNYHIYNGLVPENLEETQSIDFSTKQEFALFLEEIRNSEQVSKLRFQNLLRDSPSDEWYKRLLYKYALDNRDRITNPLDKACVISLANILKVPAPFTSTLVTLKGEYVTESFNFSENDDPRVLKSEDGTLWQRCAITYLPLLTASVKVCPVSNHRIIDIRRDTYNDYGWLTRTLLEVFNDESLYTGTRMTTI; translated from the coding sequence ATGAAGATCTTGCGTGACCTCGTGATTCCAAGGAAGGAATTGCAGCACTGGACAGATAACCTAACATGGGCTAAGGATGGAACGCTCTATGTCACAACAATCCCTGACGTGACATGCTGCGAGCCTGTATTTTCTCGAGAGATAAACGGACAAGCAAAACAGCTGTTCTACACAAAGGAGTTTCCCCTCGAGCTGGGGAACAAATTCGAGTATGACCTGGCGGAGCGGGACGTGCTGCTGAACGCGCAGCCCGAGCCGGGGGTAGTGATGTGCGCGCCTTCGCCCAGCGCGATGCAGCTGGCTATATTGACCAACAACGCGAATGTGATAACAACAATGGGGCAGACGTGCGTCGGGGTATCCGATGAGCGGACGCTGTCGGAGGCGGAAAGGGCATACCGGGCGGTGTGCTGGGGGCCCGACGGCCGCCTGCTCGTAGTGGGCAACGAATGCGGGGAGCTAAAAATATTTAGCGTGCGTGCGGCGGGAGGAGGGGCCAGCGTGGGCCACCTGCACACGGTGAGCGTGGGCGGGCCGGAGGAGTGGGTGGTTGGGATTCGGTGGAAGGGTGATATGATTGTGGCGTACACTAGCGCCAATTCGGTGCATATGGTGTCCGCGGTGGACTACAAGCACCAGGAGCTACTAGGCGCTAGCCGGCGGCAGGTGACCGACGTCCAATTAGTCGGCAAGCACGTTCTCGTGGCTCGCATGGATGCGCTTCACAAGATTGATTACTACTCCGGTCAAGTCGAGGTCTTAGCGCTTGGGTGGGGGACTGAGTCGTATATTGTACCGCTTCCGGACCAGGAGGCGGCTGTTGTTCTCTGTAACCGTACGAGTTGCAAAGTATTGCTCGATGGTCCTTTTGAAGCTGGCCCTGATGACGTGATTGCCCCGCATATTGAGACCAAATTCAAAAAATGGAATACCGTTTTCAATGAATTCAACAAATACGAGACTACCTTCAATATCTACGGCGTTGCTCTTTCACCAGACGGCTACTGCTTAGCTATCCTATACGAAATAGAGCGGGTTAGCTTTAAATATCGGATCTTGTCTGAGCTACAATTTCGCATAATGTTCCTACCGCTCACCAGCAAATGGAGGATCACCCCCAGGGCGACAGGGTTGGCCTTATACCAGAACTATCACATTTATAACGGCCTGGTACCAGAGAACCTCGAAGAAACACAAAGCATAGATTTCAGCACCAAGCAAGAATTTGCGTTGTTTCTGGAGGAGATACGGAATTCAGAACAAGTCAGCAAACTGCGTTTCCAGAATTTATTGCGCGACTCACCGTCTGACGAATGGTACAAGAGATTATTGTACAAGTATGCTCTTGATAATAGGGATCGGATCACTAATCCGCTGGATAAAGCGTGCGTTATATCCTTAGCCAATATTTTGAAGGTACCGGCACCGTTCACGTCAACGCTCGTGACGTTAAAAGGGGAATACGTTACTGAATCATTTAATTTTTCCGAAAATGACGACCCGCGGGTTCTAAAATCGGAAGATGGCACTCTTTGGCAGAGGTGTGCGATAACGTACCTACCTTTACTGACTGCTAGTGTCAAAGTTTGCCCCGTAAGCAACCATCGTATTATCGATATCCGAAGGGACACATACAATGACTACGGATGGCTCACAAGGACGCTTCTTGAGGTATTTAATGACGAAAGTTTATATACAGGTACCAGGATGACTACTATCTAA
- a CDS encoding AGL011Cp (NOHBY701; No homolog in Saccharomyces cerevisiae; Syntenic homolog of Kluyveromyces lactis KLLA0F27203g), translating to MASPIFVSRRPTSLNLEAGAMGVGIALTSSARSHQFLTAAEHALALKAAGVSVGLHLLFRGLSLAVGDVESVCNVGVLVACLTECALTSQLDILFWNSLCKLSTQRKPSVVQLGVPPSRLQRRRRRLEALARFAQAHLHKAVLLLVLYPMSGHWERALVGLWSYTQLQSLLGQQLAAGATALLSLASLRFSILWHINCVCHLWTLDLCIRLLLAPYFGGVHFTKGEQDIWIQTRLGVLHGFVLLIYILIARFPYISAPVFYIAHACTAALIDRVTDPLPENDTIGSKDMSRWTATQVLWLNERELVDAARANVGLPE from the coding sequence ATGGCATCACCAATATTTGTTTCGCGCCGGCCGACGAGCCTGAACCTCGAGGCGGGAGCTATGGGTGTGGGAATAGCGCTGACGAGCAGCGCGCGGTCGCACCAGTTCCTGACGGCGGCGGAGCACGCGCTGGCGCTCAAGGCGGCCGGAGTGTCCGTGGGCCTGCACCTGCTGTTCCGCGGGCTGAGCCTGGCGGTGGGAGACGTGGAGTCCGTGTGCAACGTCGGCGTGCTGGTTGCTTGCCTGACCGAGTGCGCGCTGACGTCGCAGCTGGACATTCTCTTCTGGAACAGTCTGTGCAAGCTGAGCACGCAACGCAAGCCGTCGGTCGTGCAGCTGGGCGTGCCGCCGTCGCGTCTgcagcggcgccggcggcgtTTGGAGGCCCTTGCCCGGTTTGCACAGGCCCACCTGCATAAGGccgtgctgctgctcgtccTGTACCCCATGTCGGGCCACTGGGAGCGCGCGCTCGTCGGCCTGTGGTCCTACACCCAGCTGCAGTCGCTGCTtggccagcagctggcCGCGGGCGCTACAGCCCTGCTGTCGCTCGCGAGCCTTCGGTTCTCCATCCTCTGGCACATCAACTGCGTGTGCCACCTGTGGACGCTGGACCTCTGCATCCGCCTCCTCCTAGCACCGTACTTCGGCGGCGTGCACTTCACCAAGGGCGAGCAGGACATCTGGATCCAGACCCGCCTTGGCGTACTGCACGGATTCGTGCTGCTGATCTACATACTCATTGCGCGCTTCCCCTACATCAGCGCGCCGGTGTTCTACATAGCGCACGCCTGCACCGCTGCGCTCATCGATCGGGTCACAGACCCCCTGCCAGAAAATGATACCATTGGCAGCAAGGACATGTCGCGGTGGACCGCGACCCAGGTCCTCTGGCTCAACGAGCGCGAGCTTGTCGACGCTGCGCGGGCCAACGTCGGCCTACCGGAATAG
- the CHL1 gene encoding DNA helicase (Syntenic homolog of Saccharomyces cerevisiae YPL008W (CHL1)) encodes MGRCEFYHPFTPYRIQLELMQQIYGLLESGKKMGIFESPTGTGKTLSLICSTFTWLREHKAGYLQGSTGAQDSEEDSEDEPAWVKENYEQSVLADVTASMRAYEQRLAAVDTDLLVKGAAKRQRVEVAVERPDDGAEFLPDAYHSDVEERPSHAGGRGQLRKQLDADIKRLLRKLDEPDAADKSRLAANPLKVYFASRTHTQLGQFAAQLRLPQFPPSLAGLEQERVKFLPLGSRKQLCIHKKVSKVKSDGINEACMDAVSKSECSFFSAAREPDIIRQFQDQAFSTIQDIEDLVGIGNTLHACPYYSSRELIEGAEVITLPYQHLLLENARKTMGIDLRDSIIVIDEAHNLIDTINSIHSASISLTELRQCKLALQAYLAKFKTRLNSGNRVNLLKLIKMVDVLSQFIETQYKNGKRINDPNDIFMGTSMDVVNIHKLEKYMKTSKVAYKIDKYIQATTSNDLQDRGSRDIKQPILFKVASFLKTLANPSEEGQFFFENGHVLKYMLLEPSEVLKSIVTEAKCVILAGGTMEPVNDFFTQLVPYLAPTDVTTYSCGHVIPDDNLNAFIVSENFEFTFANREDIALIERLFHFIYQLASRVPFGMVVFFSSYKYIDFVVKTWTDRGLLSRLDAIKRIYHETSDGADVLKGYSETIQSEKKGAILLAVVGGRLSEGINFENELARAVVLVGLPFPNMFSGEMIVKQQHIKEKVIRNGGTQEDVNKAVREFYENICMKAVNQSVGRAIRHASDFANVYLIDKRYSGPRIQQKLSDWVRKRIQSASNIPKILSDTEAFFSGKGL; translated from the coding sequence ATGGGCAGATGTGAGTTTTACCACCCGTTTACCCCTTACCGGATTCAGCTGGAGCTGATGCAGCAGATCTACGGGCTGCTTGAGAGCGGGAAGAAGATGGGCATCTTTGAGAGCCCTACAGGGACGGGGAAGACGCTGTCGCTTATATGCTCAACGTTCACGTGGCTGCGCGAACACAAGGCGGGATATCTACAGGGCAGTACAGGTGCGCAGGACTCAGAAGAGGATTCGGAGGACGAGCCAGCGTGGGTGAAAGAGAATTACGAGCAGTCGGTGCTGGCCGACGTGACGGCGTCAATGCGAGCCTACGAGCAGCGCCTGGCCGCGGTGGACACCGATCTGCTCGTCAAAGGCGCTGCAAAGCGACAGCGCGTGGAAGTTGCGGTCGAAAGACCAGATGACGGCGCGGAATTTTTGCCCGACGCCTACCATTCCGATGTTGAAGAGCGCCCCAGCCATGCGGGTGGGCGCGGCCAGCTACGAAAACAACTGGATGCGGACATCAAGCGGCTTTTGCGCAAGCTGGACGAGCCAGACGCCGCTGACAAGAGCCGACTTGCTGCGAATCCCCTCAAGGTGTACTTCGCCTCTCGGACCCATACACAGCTGGGTCAATTCGCCGCCCAACTGCGGCTTCCGCAATTTCCGCCATCGTTGGCAGGGCTTGAGCAGGAGAGGGTGAAGTTCTTGCCGCTCGGGTCGCGGAAACAGCTCTGCATCCATAAGAAAGTATCGAAGGTGAAATCGGACGGTATCAATGAAGCCTGTATGGATGCCGTGAGCAAGAGCGAATGTTCCTTTTTCTCTGCTGCCAGAGAACCGGACATAATCCGGCAGTTCCAGGATCAGGCATTCAGCACTATCCAGGATATTGAAGACCTCGTCGGCATCGGTAACACTCTTCATGCATGCCCGTATTACTCGTCCAGGGAGCTTATTGAAGGGGCAGAGGTTATCACGCTTCCCTACCAGCACTTGCTTTTGGAAAATGCGCGGAAAACAATGGGGATAGACCTGCGCGATTCAATCATAGTAATAGATGAGGCGCATAACTTGATTGACACGATAAACTCTATTCATAGTGCATCGATCTCCCTTACTGAACTACGGCAGTGTAAACTGGCTCTTCAAGCGTACCTGGCCAAATTTAAGACACGTCTGAACAGCGGCAATAGGGTCAATTTGCTCAAACTTATCAAGATGGTAGACGTGCTGAGCCAATTCATCGAGACGCAGTACAAAAATGGGAAGCGGATCAACGATCCTAATGATATATTTATGGGCACCAGCATGGACGTTGTGAACATCCACAAACTTGAAAAATATATGAAAACCTCTAAAGTGGCGTACAAAATTGATAAATACATACAAGCGACTACGAGCAATGATCTGCAGGACAGGGGATCGCGAGATATTAAACAGCCGATATTGTTTAAAGTTGCATCTTTCCTAAAAACGCTTGCAAACCCATCAGAGGAAGGCCAATTCTTTTTTGAAAACGGACATGTCCTCAAGTATATGCTACTCGAACCCAGTGAGGTTCTGAAAAGCATTGTTACTGAAGCAAAATGCGTGATACTAGCGGGCGGGACAATGGAACCCGTGAACGATTTTTTTACCCAATTGGTGCCTTACTTAGCTCCGACAGATGTCACTACTTATTCCTGCGGCCATGTAATTCCTGATGACAACTTGAATGCCTTTATCGTCAGTGAGAATTTTGAGTTTACCTTCGCGAATAGAGAAGATATTGCGTTAATTGAACGTCTTTTTCACTTTATTTACCAACTAGCCTCCAGGGTTCCATTTGGCATGGTCGTTTTTTTTTCCAGCTACAAGTATATAGACTTTGTCGTGAAAACTTGGACGGACAGAGGTTTATTAAGCAGGTTGGACGCGATCAAGCGCATCTACCATGAAACTAGTGATGGTGCAGATGTTTTAAAAGGGTATTCGGAAACGATTCAGTCAGAAAAGAAGGGTGCAATACTTTTGGCAGTTGTCGGTGGGCGGCTATCGGAAGGAATCAATTTCGAGAATGAGCTGGCCCGGGCAGTTGTACTAGTTGGTCTTCCCTTCCCCAATATGTTTAGCGGTGAAATGATTGTTAAACAGCAGCACATCAAGGAAAAGGTAATTAGGAATGGAGGAACACAAGAAGATGTGAACAAAGCGGTTCGCGAATTTTACGAAAATATTTGCATGAAGGCGGTAAATCAAAGCGTCGGGCGGGCGATCCGCCACGCGTCGGACTTTGCAAACGTTTATCTGATAGATAAACGCTACTCGGGACCGCGTATCCAACAGAAGCTTTCTGACTGGGTACGCAAGCGCATACAGTCTGCTTCAAATATACCAAAAATACTGTCAGACACTGAAGCTTTTTTCTCCGGGAAAGGGTTGTGA